Proteins from a genomic interval of Schistocerca piceifrons isolate TAMUIC-IGC-003096 chromosome 3, iqSchPice1.1, whole genome shotgun sequence:
- the LOC124787692 gene encoding cuticle protein 18.7-like yields MKALLILSSVVAMALAKPGYLGLGYHHAYLGAPLVVGDAPDVAAAKAAHLSIQAAEAARNTLGVPAASVVPADEPHVAVAKAAHLATQAAEAARNTLGVPVVPAPITADAPDVAAAKAAHLSIQAAEAARNTLGLPAVAAPAVVAARGYYGYPVGGYANIVIGPQGVPLDTPEVAAAKAANAVAHAEAAARAAASPVDPASGLPVAAYYAYAAGVPAAYRVHYDGTLLTPEGVPVDTPAVAAGKVADAVAHLQAKAALLG; encoded by the exons TTGATCCTGAGCTCCGTCGTGGCGATGGCGCTGGCCAAGCCCGGCTACCTGGGCCTGGGCTACCACCACGCCTACCTGGGGGCGCCTCTGGTGGTGGGCGACGCCCCCGACGTGGCCGCCGCCAAGGCGGCGCACCTGAGCAtccaggcggcggaggcggcgcgcaACACGCTGGGCGTGCCCGCGGCGTCCGTGGTGCCCGCCGACGAGCCGCACGTCGCCGTCGCCAAGGCGGCGCACCTGGCCACGCAGGCGGCCGAGGCGGCGCGCAACACGCTGGGAGTGCCCGTGGTGCCCGCGCCCATAACTGCCGACGCACCCGACGTGGCCGCCGCCAAGGCCGCGCACCTCAGCATCCAGGCCGCCGAGGCGGCGCGCAACACGCTCGGCCTCCCCGCCGTCGCCGCCCCCGCAGTGGTCGCCGCCCGCGGCTACTACGGCTACCCCGTCGGCGGATACGCCAACATCGTCATCGGACCCCAAGGTGTCCCTCTGGACACTCCTGAG GTGGCCGCCGCCAAGGCCGCCAACGCCGTGGCGCACGCCGAGGCCGCCGCCCGCGCCGCCGCCTCCCCCGTGGACCCTGCGTCCGGGTTGCCCGTGGCCGCCTACTACGCCTACGCGGCCGGCGTGCCCGCCGCCTACCGCGTGCACTACGACGGCACCCTGCTCACCCCCGAGGGCGTGCCCGTCGACACCCCCGCTGTGGCCGCCGGCAAGGTCGCCGACGCCGTCGCCCACCTGCAGGCCAAGGCCGCGCTCCTCGGCTGA